The following proteins are encoded in a genomic region of Bubalus kerabau isolate K-KA32 ecotype Philippines breed swamp buffalo chromosome 13, PCC_UOA_SB_1v2, whole genome shotgun sequence:
- the LOC129625236 gene encoding elafin-like, giving the protein MKTTSFLVQVVVLLVLGTLVAQAAVVTGSPKGQGNVVLNGKGPVNVQSPDKEQDPVKGQDPVKGQDLVVAQDRARLPFKRGSCPRVRFQCLLMNPPNRCLRDAQCPGAKKCCEGFCGKTCMNPGRVCACAPVKSPAMQAPVPVARPSPTLPLLPLIREAQA; this is encoded by the exons ATGAAGACTACAAGCTTCTTGGTCCAGGTGGTGGTCCTTCTCGTCCTTGGGACTCTGGTGGCACAGGCAGCTGTCGTAACAG GTAGTCCAAAAGGTCAAGGAAATGTTGTATTGAACGGAAAGGGTCCAGTCAATGTTCAATCTCCTGACAAAGAACAAGATCCAGTGAAAGGTCAAGACCCAGTCAAAGGACAAGATCTAGTTGTAGCACAAGACCGAGCCAGACTTCCATTCAAGCGTGGCTCCTGCCCCAGGGTTCGGTTCCAGTGCTTACTGATGAACCCCCCTAACCGGTGTCTGAGAGATGCTCAGTGCCCAGGGGCCAAGAAGTGCTGTGAAGGCTTTTGTGGGAAGACCTGTATGAACCCCG GTAGAGTCTGTGCTTGTGCACCTGTGAAGTCCCCGGCGATGCAGGCCCCGGTGCCTGTAGCACGACCCTCTCCCACACTGCCCCTTCTTCCTCTCATCCGGGAGGCCCAAGCTTGA